A single genomic interval of Helianthus annuus cultivar XRQ/B chromosome 6, HanXRQr2.0-SUNRISE, whole genome shotgun sequence harbors:
- the LOC118479575 gene encoding ATP synthase subunit alpha, chloroplastic-like, protein MTALPIVETQSGDISAYIPTNVISITDGQIFLSADLFNAGIRPAINVGISLSRVGSAAQIKAMKQVASKLKPELAQFTELEAFAQFASDLDKATQNQLARGQLERNINAQLHFSHGTFGMRIPTLVGDDNSHFL, encoded by the coding sequence ATGACCGCTTTACCAATAGTTGAAACCCAATCGGGAGACATTTCGGCTTATATTCCTACGAATGTAATTTCGATTACTGATGGACAAATATTCTTATCTGCCGATCTATTCAATGCTGGAATCCGACCCGCTATTAATGTGGGTATCTCTCTTTCCAGAGTGGGGTCTGCAGCTCAAATTAAAGCTATGAAACAAGTAGCCAGTAAATTAAAACCGGAGCTGGCACAATTCACAGAATTAGAAGCTTTTGCACAATTTGCTTCTGATCTCGATAAAGCTACTCAGAATCAATTAGCAAGAGGTCAGCTAGAAAGAAATATTAATGCACAATTGCACTTTAGCCATGGTACTTTTGGAATGAGAATCCCTACTTTAgtaggagatgataatagtcATTTCTTATAA
- the LOC110896358 gene encoding protein SPEAR1, with amino-acid sequence MSYFGDASGIERSARASSSRKGKKSNSDKPKQPQRGLGVAQLEKIRLHSELGFHPTNIHPQMGMGDLDRSNMAYVQSQPSSDLRWSNASNAIYEAERYAKPAITAHLFQVKVEDTLRMKDWSDSMGSSSHNTDSNGSQELDLELRLSL; translated from the exons ATGAGTTATTTTGGAGATGCTTCAGGAATTGAGAGATCTGCAAGAGCATCATCTTCAAGAAAAGGGAAGAAGAGTAATTCAGACAAGCCAAAACAACCCCAAAGAGGCCTTGGTGTTGCTCAGTTGGAGAAGATTAGGTTGCATAGTGAATTAGGGTTTCATCCAACTAATATCCATCCACAG ATGGGTATGGGTGACCTAGATAGATCTAACATGGCATATGTTCAGTCACAGCCTAGCAGTGACCTGAG GTGGAGTAATGCAAGCAATGCTATATATGAGGCTGAACGATATGCAAAGCCAGCAATAACTGCTCACCTCTTCCAAGTTAAAGTAGAG GATACATTGAGAATGAAGGATTGGAGCGATTCTATGGGATCAAGCAGTCACAATACTGATTCAAATGGCAGTCAAGAACTGGATTTAGAGCTAAGACTTTCGCTTTAG